The following are encoded in a window of Syngnathus scovelli strain Florida chromosome 4, RoL_Ssco_1.2, whole genome shotgun sequence genomic DNA:
- the cgref1 gene encoding cell growth regulator with EF hand domain protein 1 isoform X1: MKQAGSRCGRGQDTLACAHARVCVHARVCVCCRDLPRGPEHTHFPFGSSRERAPDAVQNPRRVHVTAAAAAGAEGTATDAIMDTYLSRLVPSVLVLALVLQVHLSQPAPQREEPEQAHPDSKVLINPFGSGEEERRLLQRYIQLTRKDDVQINSRDEEVFYLFRLYDFDRSERLDGLEMMKLLSDYNSQHAPEEQANDMVVSLVDFLLQSQDVNGDGLLDASELLSPHRAHTEDKNIPVDEPKAILDERMPDVGTKQKTMEVAKQEEEHDEHVQPHHEEVQQDVGAEEEQESIQQIDEHKREQVQEDFAADQRHEQEVPVHQGQPEI, from the exons ATGAAACAAGCTGGATCTCGTTGTGGACGTGGCCAAGACACGCTGGCTTGCGCGCACGCgcgagtgtgtgtgcacgcacgtgtgtgtgtgtgctgccgGGACCTTCCACGTGGCCCAGAACACACTCATTTTCCATTCGGGAGCAGTCGGGAGCGCGCGCCTGACGCAGTGCAGAACCCACGGCGCGTTCAcgtaacagcagcagcagcagccggagCAGAAGGCACTGCTACCG ACGCTATCATGGATACATATCTGAGCAGACTGGTCCCTTCAGTTCTGGTTCTGGCCCTGGTACTGCAGGTTCACCTGTCCCAGCCTGCACCTCAAAG AGAGGAACCAGAGCAAGCCCACCCAGATTCCAAAGTGCTGATCAATCCTTTTGGTTCAGGAGAAGAAGAGCGAAG GTTGCTGCAGCGTTACATCCAGTTAACAAGAAAAGATGATGTTCAGATCAACTCACGGGATGAAG AAGTGTTCTACCTGTTTCGTCTCTATGACTTCGACCGCAGTGAGCGGCTGGATGGCTTGGAGATGATGAAGCTACTGTCTGACTACAACTCCCAGCATGCACCTGAGGAACAAGCCAATGACATG GTGGTATCCTTGGTGGATTTCCTTCTTCAGAGTCAGGATGTTAACGGGGATGGTCTCTTGGATGCCTCAGAGCTACTTTCGCCTCACAGAGCTCACACAGAG GACAAGAACATCCCTGTTGACGAGCCAAAGGCGATACTGGATGAGAGGATGCCAGACGTTGGCACCAAGCAGAAGACGATGGAAGTGGCCAAGCAAGAGGAGGAACATGATGAACATGTTCAGCCTCATCACGAGGAAGTACAACAAGATGTTGGAGCAGAAGAAGAACAAGAGTCCATACAGCAAAtagatgaacataaaagagaacAAGTTCAAGAAGACTTTGCAGCAGATCAGAGGCATGAACAGGAAGTCCCTGTACATCAGGGCCAACCAGAaatatga
- the cgref1 gene encoding cell growth regulator with EF hand domain protein 1 isoform X2, with product MDTYLSRLVPSVLVLALVLQVHLSQPAPQREEPEQAHPDSKVLINPFGSGEEERRLLQRYIQLTRKDDVQINSRDEEVFYLFRLYDFDRSERLDGLEMMKLLSDYNSQHAPEEQANDMVVSLVDFLLQSQDVNGDGLLDASELLSPHRAHTEDKNIPVDEPKAILDERMPDVGTKQKTMEVAKQEEEHDEHVQPHHEEVQQDVGAEEEQESIQQIDEHKREQVQEDFAADQRHEQEVPVHQGQPEI from the exons ATGGATACATATCTGAGCAGACTGGTCCCTTCAGTTCTGGTTCTGGCCCTGGTACTGCAGGTTCACCTGTCCCAGCCTGCACCTCAAAG AGAGGAACCAGAGCAAGCCCACCCAGATTCCAAAGTGCTGATCAATCCTTTTGGTTCAGGAGAAGAAGAGCGAAG GTTGCTGCAGCGTTACATCCAGTTAACAAGAAAAGATGATGTTCAGATCAACTCACGGGATGAAG AAGTGTTCTACCTGTTTCGTCTCTATGACTTCGACCGCAGTGAGCGGCTGGATGGCTTGGAGATGATGAAGCTACTGTCTGACTACAACTCCCAGCATGCACCTGAGGAACAAGCCAATGACATG GTGGTATCCTTGGTGGATTTCCTTCTTCAGAGTCAGGATGTTAACGGGGATGGTCTCTTGGATGCCTCAGAGCTACTTTCGCCTCACAGAGCTCACACAGAG GACAAGAACATCCCTGTTGACGAGCCAAAGGCGATACTGGATGAGAGGATGCCAGACGTTGGCACCAAGCAGAAGACGATGGAAGTGGCCAAGCAAGAGGAGGAACATGATGAACATGTTCAGCCTCATCACGAGGAAGTACAACAAGATGTTGGAGCAGAAGAAGAACAAGAGTCCATACAGCAAAtagatgaacataaaagagaacAAGTTCAAGAAGACTTTGCAGCAGATCAGAGGCATGAACAGGAAGTCCCTGTACATCAGGGCCAACCAGAaatatga
- the efcab2 gene encoding dynein regulatory complex protein 8 yields MALNAQIAEVEKKIRAAFEAFDYQSNNTVDVREIGTIIYSLGRFPSQAELHNFIAEVEEDQTGYIHLDRFLPAMSYVLTEHKFPPISEDVLLQAFEVLDSEKKGYLDPDDLSQYMMEEGETFTQEEMDEMLTALTDHETNLIYSKDLLNHLIMDPEV; encoded by the exons ATGGCGCTCAACGCGCAAATTGCAG aGGTGGAAAAAAAGATCCGAGCAGCTTTCGAAGCGTTCGACTACCAATCAAACAACACAGTCGATGTGCG CGAAATTGGCACAATCATCTATTCTCTGGGTCGCTTCCCCAGTCAGGCAGAGCTGCATAACTTCATAGCTGAG GTGGAAGAGGACCAAACAGGATACATCCACTTGGACCGCTTCCTTCCTGCCATGAGCTATGTTTTAACGGAACATAA GTTCCCTCCCATCTCTGAGGACGTTTTGCTTCAAGCATTTGAG GTTCTTGATAGTGAAAAGAAGGGCTACTTGGACCCGGATGATCTGTCACAGTACATGATGGAGGAAG GTGAAACCTTCACTCAAGAGGAGATGGACGAGATGTTGACAGCCCTCACTGACCATGAGACCAACTTGATTTACAGCAAAGACTTACTCAACCATCTCATCATGGACCCAGAAGTGTAG
- the adpgk2 gene encoding ADP-dependent glucokinase codes for MEVAGRGPWMKYGSAISLFVVILAIWFRSPNNDGLDGRLDTVLSSLLRAESKVGMNHVARPKVAIGFGGCVDLLVDGVSLLNKIGLVPADQPLHHDYIESAEQLSESFAYFFAPGAAAERFVLNETLFSELVEASRDLPGNRWSVGGNAPVMAGRMANEGCDVLLGGSFSPDFMDVLSQHITVAGNTVEEPDIHLILEYPSGAKWGQYSSRRANRYIVHSDDHNPYLASMEEFAKKLKDFHPDLLVVGGLQMMDNFPFQSGERAALLSRLAEVLAAASPTLGVHFEMASFVEESIMEDLLHYVVPQVDSLGMNEQELPNLLSLLKGSTITVLSDPNPRVATVLDQMREVYRMVNQRYKDADAQGDDAQTQGKPLTRLHVHTLAFQAIIVTRGSQWKNTMSATAKASLTANRHVCGSNDIDPSKARLILDDSFSVSRQEGSQRIPLQESRPVSCWEEEDYEICVAPVLVCTEVYQTAGGGDNISAAGLVLQI; via the exons ATGGAGGTCGCTGGAAGAGGTCCGTGGATGAAATATGGCTCTGCAATCTCCTTGTTTGTCGTGATTCTGGCAATTTGGTTTCGCTCACCGAACAATGACGGACTGGACGGCCGGCTGGACACTGTGTTGTCGTCGCTACTCCGAGCCGAGAGCAAAGTTGGAATGAATCACGTCGCTCGACCAAAGGTGGCGATTG gttttggaggctgcgtgGACCTGCTTGTGGACGGTGTGTCGCTTCTCAATAAAATCGGCCTCGTACCCGCCGACCAGCCCCTCCATCACGACTACATTGAAAGCGCTGAGCAACTGTCTGAAAGCTTCGCCTACTTCTTTGCCCCGGGCGCCGCGGCAGA GCGCTTTGTGCTAAATGAGACGCTTTTCAGCGAGCTGGTCGAGGCATCCCGTGACCTACCTGGAAACAGATGGTCGGTGGGTGGCAACGCCCCAGTCATGGCCGGCCGGATGGCCAACGAGGGGTGTGATGTGTTGCTTGGTGGAAGCTTTAGCCCGGACTTCATGGACGTCCTATCACAGCACATCACCG TTGCAGGCAACACCGTAGAAGAGCCAGACATTCATCTCATCCTGGAGTATCCATCTGGTGCAAAGTGGGGACAGTATTCCTCTCGTAGAGCCAACAG GTACATCGTCCACAGTGATGACCATAACCCGTACCTGGCGTCCATGGAGGAGTTTGCAAAGAAGCTCAAAGATTTTCATCCAGATCTTCTCGTTGTGGGTGGCTTACAAATGATGGATAACTTTCCATTCCAGTCAG GTGAACGTGCTGCTCTGCTCTCCCGCCTGGCCGAAGTGCTGGCCGCCGCCTCTCCCACACTTGGTGTCCATTTTGAGATGGCCAGTTTTGTAGAAGAGAGCATCATGGAAGACCTGCTTCATTATGTCGTTCCTCAA GTGGACTCTTTGGGAATGAACGAGCAGGAGCTCCCCAACCTGCTGAGCCTCCTCAAAGGCTCCACCATCACAGTACTGTCTGACCCCAACCCTCGTGTCGCTACTGTCCTGGACCAGATGAGAGAGGTCTACCGCATGGTCAACCAGCGCTACAAAGACGCCGACGCTCAAGGTGACGATGCTCAAACGCAGGGCAAGCCCCTGACCCGCCTCCACGTGCACACGTTAGCCTTCCAGGCAATTATCGTGACCCGGGGCTCCCAGTGGAAGAACACCATGTCGGCCACCGCCAAGGCCTCGCTCACGGCCAACCGCCACGTGTGCGGCTCCAACGACATCGACCCCAGCAAGGCCAGGCTCATCCTGGATGACTCGTTTTCCGTCAGCCGACAGGAGGGCAGCCAGCGCATCCCCCTCCAGGAGAGCCGGCCCGTCAGTTgctgggaggaggaggactaTGAGATCTGCGTGGCGCCCGTGTTGGTGTGCACCGAGGTGTACCAGACCGCGGGCGGGGGAGACAACATCTCAGCTGCCGGACTGGTGCTCCAGATCTGA
- the ctsba gene encoding cathepsin B — translation MWRASLLLLAASLSLSLAKPPIHPLSTEMVDHINKINTTWRAALNFQKADFSYVKKLCGTFLKGPKLPVMVQYADNVWLPKNFDSRVQWPDCPTLKEIRDQGSCGSCWAFGAAEAISDRVCIHSNAKVSVEISAEDLLSCCDGCGMGCNGGYPSAAWEFWTSEGLVSGGLFNSHIGCRPYSIAPCEHHVNGSRPPCTGEEGHTPKCISMCEPGYTPSYTQDKHYGKTSYSVSSEPEQIQMEIYKNGPVEGAFTVYSDFVLYKSGVYQHVSGSMLGGHAIKILGWGEEDGVPYWLCANSWNTDWGDNGFFKILRGSNHCGIESEVVAGVPK, via the exons ATGTGGCGTGCGTCCCTCCTCTTATTGGCTGCCAGCTTGTCACTAAGCTTGGCTAAACCTCCCATCCACCCGTTGTCCACTGAGATGGTTGACCACATCAACAAGATCAACACTACCTGGAGG GCCGCTCTCAACTTTCAGAAGGCCGACTTCAGTTATGTGAAGAAACTCTGTGGAACGTTTCTCAAGGGACCCAAGCTTCCTGTCAT GGTTCAGTATGCTGACAATGTGTGGTTGCCAAAGAACTTTGACTCCAGGGTGCAGTGGCCTGACTGCCCCACACTGAAGGAGATCAGAGACCAAGGCTCCTGTGGGTCTTGCTGG GCATTTGGTGCTGCGGAGGCCATATCCGACCGTGTGTGCATCCACAGCAATGCCAAGGTCAGCGTGGAAATCTCGGCAGAGGACCTGCTGTCCTGTTGCGATGGTTGTGGCATGGG ATGTAATGGTGGCTACCCGTCAGCAGCCTGGGAATTCTGGACCAGTGAGGGACTGGTCTCTGGTGGGCTGTTTAACTCCCACATTG GTTGCCGGCCCTACAGCATCGCGCCTTGCGAACACCACGTCAACGGTAGCCGACCTCCCTGCACTGGCGAGGAAGGACACACACCCAAGTGCATATCCATGTGTGAACCCGGTTACACGCCCAGCTACACGCAGGACAAGCATTATG GTAAAACGTCTTACAGCGTTTCGTCAGAGCCAGAACAGATTCAGATGGAAATATACAAGAACGGCCCAGTTGAGGGAGCCTTCACGGTGTATTCGGACTTTGTTCTATACAAATCTG GTGTGTATCAGCATGTGTCTGGGTCCATGCTGGGTGGGCACGCCATCAAGATCCTTGGCTGGGGTGAGGAAGATGGCGTTCCCTACTGGCTCTGTGCCAATTCCTGGAACACTGACTGGGGTGATAATG GGTTCTTTAAAATCTTGCGTGGATCAAATCACTGTGGCATTGAGTCTGAGGTTGTGGCAGGTGTCCCCAAGTAA
- the xkr5b gene encoding XK-related protein 5b isoform X2 codes for MRDYSGPASHGGSCVACCQVCVFFFTAVLIVAERAALIYCFVYYLWVGHNYCYAHLAGFTALFLLPGWGPQWLSYLWYLSDGKIRRKSLTWTHVLHLGIFKRLWECMHLSDMDVYGEIMQQADVSALRLLEALVVTLPETLLHTYVLICTDIGIKSPASVCFAVCLLSLAWALVLYARACHLIRPGHLQMTPASIFCRLLWRVSMLGSRFGVLMLFTRVFKQWILGVIGVHWLGTTFWMVSQQTDIIRSTSRWRLFNLILGAIHIFFFLNVKYGPSRFRMAGFYLVMFLENIFLLLASSWLFSMVSWDTVAIPAAVLCSFLIGVISLVLYYRFLHPKSFEIFQSIRRRGISGACMETGSILSLEEKVTPTFHRHATLSGGGTLMELPLQWEGWRHHHWLLIRLALKTGDVPKIWSLYGEGGLAGLMGLCEEIHYGNEPRRVPQAPRVPPQVPQKLQPAPQPPPPQEREVAPPPKPALTNVIARPVRKAPPTTIHDIKLVPEIIPVHEAILEEVTEDFSAPHSEDRGEEEFQSAIYGSPTLSSPPPPGSLRHIDSNAGTLTEKSSSAASLDIKTPGWSPERRSPLLINSPEKKASTPLDPNLTSYFSVDAPSPSTGSYLGWGSELSPISTYRSPYRIREARFVPSPSRPESRAGTVSPSLAPVVIIPATPGTTPRATPSGTPGSITPAASTPTASTPAASTPGAATPASATTPSTPIVPLTPIISHARKQMVQLVDSRERAV; via the exons ATGAGGGACTACTCAGGCCCTGCCAGCCACGGAGGCTCTTGTGTGGCCTGCTGCCAAGTTTGTGTCTTCTTCTtcactgcagtccttattgtcgcgGAGAGGGCAGCGC tGATTTACTGCTTTGTGTACTATCTATGGGTGGGTCACAACTACTGCTATGCCCATCTGGCAGGATTCACCGCACTCTTCTTGCTACCAG GTTGGGGTCCACAGTGGCTCAGCTACTTGTGGTACCTCTCAGATGGAAAGATTCGCAGAAAGTCTCTCACCTGGACTCACGTACTGCACTTGGGTATTTTCAAAAG GTTGTGGGAGTGCATGCATCTTTCAGACATGGACGTGTATGGCGAGATCATGCAGCAGGCCGACGTGTCTGCCTTGCGCCTGTTGGAGGCCTTGGTGGTCACTCTACCCGAAACACTGCTCCATACCTACGTGCTCATCTGCACTGATATAGGCATCAAATCTCCAG CATCAGTGTGTTTTGCCGTGTGTTTGTTATCTCTGGCCTGGGCGTTGGTCCTGTACGCCCGGGCATGTCATCTCATCAGACCAGGACACCTGCAAATGACCCCTGCATCCATCTTTTGTCGACTCCTGTGGAGG gtCAGTATGTTGGGGTCTCGATTCGGCGTACTCATGCTTTTCACACGGGTCTTCAAACAGTGGATTCTTGGCGTTATAG GTGTGCACTGGTTGGGGACAACATTTTGGATGGTTTCTCAGCAGACTGACATCATCCGTTCAACTAGTCGATGGAGACTCTTCAATCTGATTCTTGGAGCCATTCATATATTCTTTTTCCTCAACGTGAAGTACGGCCCGTCACGCTTCCGAATGGCTGGCTTCTATCTG GTAATGTTTTTAGAGAACATTTTCCTCCTGCTGGCCTCGTCCTGGTTGTTCAGCATGGTGTCGTGGGATACAGTGGCCATCCCAGCTGCAGTCCTCTGCAGCTTCCTTATCG GTGTGATCTCGTTGGTGCTATACTATCGCTTCCTCCACCCCAAATCCTTTGAGATCTTCCAGAGCATTCGCCGTCGGGGGATCAGCGGCGCCTGCATGGAGACTGGATCCATACTTTCGTTGGAGGAGAAAGTCACTCCTACTTTCCATCGCCATGCAACACTGTCTG GAGGCGGAACCCTTATGGAGCTCCCGCTCCAGTGGGAGGGCTGGAGGCATCATCACTGGCTGCTGATTCGATTGGCTTTGAAGACAGGGGACGTGCCCAAGATCTGGTCGCTCTACGGAGAAGGCGGTCTGGCTGGACTCATGGGTCTGTGTGAAGAGATTCACTATGGCAATGAACCTCGTCGTGTACCGCAG GCTCCACGTGTCCCACCTCAGGTTCCTCAGAAGCTACAACCAGCTCCTCAACCACCCCCACCTCAG GAGAGAGAGGTGGCACCGCCACCAAAGCCAGCTCTTACCAATGTCATAGCCAGACCTGTGAGGAAAGCTCCTCCCACAACCATCCACGATATCAAACTGGTTCCAGAGATCATCCCAGTTCATGAGGCCATTCTTGAAGAGGTCACAGAGGATTTCAGTGCTCCACACTCAGAGGATAGAG GTGAGGAAGAGTTTCAAAGTGCGATTTATGGCTCACCTACCCTTTCATCACCTCCCCCACCGGGAAGCCTGCGCCACATCGACAGTAATGCCGGCACCTTGACCGAGAAGTCGTCCTCAGCCGCTTCTCTGGATATCAAGACCCCCGGCTGGTCACCCGAACGTCGCTCCCCTCTCCTGATCAACTCCCCAGAGAAGAAAGCATCCACGCCGTTAGATCCTAACCTTACCTCCTATTTTAGTGTAGATGCACCCTCTCCCTCCACTGGAAGCTACCTGGGCTGGGGGTCTGAGCTGTCCCCCATCTCCACCTACCGAAGCCCCTACCGCATCAGGGAGGCTCGTTTCGTCCCATCTCCCTCGCGTCCGGAATCTCGAGCTGGGACAGTGAGTCCAAGTCTGGCCCCAGTTGTTATCATCCCTGCTACGCCCGGCACGACTCCACGCGCGACCCCGAGTGGGACCCCTGGTTCCATTACACCCGCGGCCTCCACACCCACCGCCTCCACGCCTGCTGCGTCCACTCCAGGTGCTGCAACCCCTGCTAGTGCTACTACACCCAGCACCCCGATTGTGCCACTCACACCGATCATCTCCCACGCCAGAAAACAAATGGTCCAGTTGGTGGACAGTAGAGAGAGGGCGGTGTAA
- the xkr5b gene encoding XK-related protein 5b isoform X1, which yields MRDYSGPASHGGSCVACCQVCVFFFTAVLIVAERAALIYCFVYYLWVGHNYCYAHLAGFTALFLLPGWGPQWLSYLWYLSDGKIRRKSLTWTHVLHLGIFKRLWECMHLSDMDVYGEIMQQADVSALRLLEALVVTLPETLLHTYVLICTDIGIKSPASVCFAVCLLSLAWALVLYARACHLIRPGHLQMTPASIFCRLLWRVSMLGSRFGVLMLFTRVFKQWILGVIGVHWLGTTFWMVSQQTDIIRSTSRWRLFNLILGAIHIFFFLNVKYGPSRFRMAGFYLVMFLENIFLLLASSWLFSMVSWDTVAIPAAVLCSFLIGVISLVLYYRFLHPKSFEIFQSIRRRGISGACMETGSILSLEEKVTPTFHRHATLSGGGTLMELPLQWEGWRHHHWLLIRLALKTGDVPKIWSLYGEGGLAGLMGLCEEIHYGNEPRRVPQAPRVPPQVPQKLQPAPQPPPPQVIPVPQEREVAPPPKPALTNVIARPVRKAPPTTIHDIKLVPEIIPVHEAILEEVTEDFSAPHSEDRGEEEFQSAIYGSPTLSSPPPPGSLRHIDSNAGTLTEKSSSAASLDIKTPGWSPERRSPLLINSPEKKASTPLDPNLTSYFSVDAPSPSTGSYLGWGSELSPISTYRSPYRIREARFVPSPSRPESRAGTVSPSLAPVVIIPATPGTTPRATPSGTPGSITPAASTPTASTPAASTPGAATPASATTPSTPIVPLTPIISHARKQMVQLVDSRERAV from the exons ATGAGGGACTACTCAGGCCCTGCCAGCCACGGAGGCTCTTGTGTGGCCTGCTGCCAAGTTTGTGTCTTCTTCTtcactgcagtccttattgtcgcgGAGAGGGCAGCGC tGATTTACTGCTTTGTGTACTATCTATGGGTGGGTCACAACTACTGCTATGCCCATCTGGCAGGATTCACCGCACTCTTCTTGCTACCAG GTTGGGGTCCACAGTGGCTCAGCTACTTGTGGTACCTCTCAGATGGAAAGATTCGCAGAAAGTCTCTCACCTGGACTCACGTACTGCACTTGGGTATTTTCAAAAG GTTGTGGGAGTGCATGCATCTTTCAGACATGGACGTGTATGGCGAGATCATGCAGCAGGCCGACGTGTCTGCCTTGCGCCTGTTGGAGGCCTTGGTGGTCACTCTACCCGAAACACTGCTCCATACCTACGTGCTCATCTGCACTGATATAGGCATCAAATCTCCAG CATCAGTGTGTTTTGCCGTGTGTTTGTTATCTCTGGCCTGGGCGTTGGTCCTGTACGCCCGGGCATGTCATCTCATCAGACCAGGACACCTGCAAATGACCCCTGCATCCATCTTTTGTCGACTCCTGTGGAGG gtCAGTATGTTGGGGTCTCGATTCGGCGTACTCATGCTTTTCACACGGGTCTTCAAACAGTGGATTCTTGGCGTTATAG GTGTGCACTGGTTGGGGACAACATTTTGGATGGTTTCTCAGCAGACTGACATCATCCGTTCAACTAGTCGATGGAGACTCTTCAATCTGATTCTTGGAGCCATTCATATATTCTTTTTCCTCAACGTGAAGTACGGCCCGTCACGCTTCCGAATGGCTGGCTTCTATCTG GTAATGTTTTTAGAGAACATTTTCCTCCTGCTGGCCTCGTCCTGGTTGTTCAGCATGGTGTCGTGGGATACAGTGGCCATCCCAGCTGCAGTCCTCTGCAGCTTCCTTATCG GTGTGATCTCGTTGGTGCTATACTATCGCTTCCTCCACCCCAAATCCTTTGAGATCTTCCAGAGCATTCGCCGTCGGGGGATCAGCGGCGCCTGCATGGAGACTGGATCCATACTTTCGTTGGAGGAGAAAGTCACTCCTACTTTCCATCGCCATGCAACACTGTCTG GAGGCGGAACCCTTATGGAGCTCCCGCTCCAGTGGGAGGGCTGGAGGCATCATCACTGGCTGCTGATTCGATTGGCTTTGAAGACAGGGGACGTGCCCAAGATCTGGTCGCTCTACGGAGAAGGCGGTCTGGCTGGACTCATGGGTCTGTGTGAAGAGATTCACTATGGCAATGAACCTCGTCGTGTACCGCAG GCTCCACGTGTCCCACCTCAGGTTCCTCAGAAGCTACAACCAGCTCCTCAACCACCCCCACCTCAGGTGATCCCAGTTCCACAA GAGAGAGAGGTGGCACCGCCACCAAAGCCAGCTCTTACCAATGTCATAGCCAGACCTGTGAGGAAAGCTCCTCCCACAACCATCCACGATATCAAACTGGTTCCAGAGATCATCCCAGTTCATGAGGCCATTCTTGAAGAGGTCACAGAGGATTTCAGTGCTCCACACTCAGAGGATAGAG GTGAGGAAGAGTTTCAAAGTGCGATTTATGGCTCACCTACCCTTTCATCACCTCCCCCACCGGGAAGCCTGCGCCACATCGACAGTAATGCCGGCACCTTGACCGAGAAGTCGTCCTCAGCCGCTTCTCTGGATATCAAGACCCCCGGCTGGTCACCCGAACGTCGCTCCCCTCTCCTGATCAACTCCCCAGAGAAGAAAGCATCCACGCCGTTAGATCCTAACCTTACCTCCTATTTTAGTGTAGATGCACCCTCTCCCTCCACTGGAAGCTACCTGGGCTGGGGGTCTGAGCTGTCCCCCATCTCCACCTACCGAAGCCCCTACCGCATCAGGGAGGCTCGTTTCGTCCCATCTCCCTCGCGTCCGGAATCTCGAGCTGGGACAGTGAGTCCAAGTCTGGCCCCAGTTGTTATCATCCCTGCTACGCCCGGCACGACTCCACGCGCGACCCCGAGTGGGACCCCTGGTTCCATTACACCCGCGGCCTCCACACCCACCGCCTCCACGCCTGCTGCGTCCACTCCAGGTGCTGCAACCCCTGCTAGTGCTACTACACCCAGCACCCCGATTGTGCCACTCACACCGATCATCTCCCACGCCAGAAAACAAATGGTCCAGTTGGTGGACAGTAGAGAGAGGGCGGTGTAA
- the eva1a gene encoding protein eva-1 homolog A, whose protein sequence is MTTQTTESTSADVMVVSKEMALLSNILAAYTFITDQPERTALVFLGGVSVGLLVTLCAVVFQIHCRTDCHYGNSKHPRHRHHHHHRHKRHHHVCQHHQQHVDANPDNMAVVPSEVTGPAGDSESEDWDETTDMSSRRRRRFERALLHAGMFTSAEELDQAQRLEERERILREIWMNGQPDISTVTQSLNRYY, encoded by the exons ATGACTACACAGACCACAGAGAGCACCAGCGCGGATGTGATGGTGGTCTCCAAGGAGATGGCATTGCTTAGCAACATACTAGCAGCTTACACCTTCATCACAG ACCAACCGGAGAGGACGGCTCTGGTGTTTCTGGGTGGAGTGTCTGTCGGTCTTCTTGTCACGCTCTGTGCCGTGGTCTTCCAGATACATTGTCGCACCGACTGTCACTATGGCAACAGTAAACACCCTCGCCATcgacatcaccatcatcatcgccACAAGCGTCACCATCACGTCTGTCAGCACCACCAGCAGCACGTCGACGCCAACCCGGACAACATGGCTGTTGTCCCCTCAGAGGTCACCGGGCCGGCCGGGGACAGCGAATCCGAGGACTGGGATGAAACGACTGACATGTCATCACGGAGACGCAGACGCTTTGAGAGGGCCTTGCTGCATGCCGGCATGTTTACATCAGCTGAGG AACTGGACCAGGCCCAGCGGCTAGAGGAGCGAGAAAGGATCCTGAGAGAAATCTGGATGAACGGACAGCCAGACATCAGCACAGTCACTCAGAGCCTAAACAGATATTACTGA